The genome window TCAGAACGTCGCGAAGGCGACAGATTACTCCGTCGAGGCAGACGAAGGGGGAACGGCTCTCAAGGCGGTGAGTCAGGCATCCGCCTCCGGCATCTACACCGAGGTGGACCTGGATGCGAGTGAGTTCCCGCTGATTGCATGGGACTGGAAGGTGTCCAATCTCATCGAGAAAGGGGACGCCACGACTAAGAACGGCGACGATTTTCCCGCGCGGATCATCGTGGCCTTTCATTACGACCCGGCCCAAGCCTCTCTCTTCAAGCGGATGAAGTATGAGATCGTCCGGTTGATTTACGGCCGTTATCCTCCGGGCAGCGCGCTCCTCTACGTCTGGGACAATCGGCTTCCCGTGGGGACGATGCTCGACAACGCCAATG of Nitrospira defluvii contains these proteins:
- a CDS encoding DUF3047 domain-containing protein, which translates into the protein MNAPLASLTLVAILAVSWMPVLAGDARLLLNPSPDSLGDNGLPKGWQILRFQNVAKATDYSVEADEGGTALKAVSQASASGIYTEVDLDASEFPLIAWDWKVSNLIEKGDATTKNGDDFPARIIVAFHYDPAQASLFKRMKYEIVRLIYGRYPPGSALLYVWDNRLPVGTMLDNANASWAKMIILESGPSKVAQWVSERRNVSEDYANAFGSDPPRLRFIGIMTDTDDTGEQATAYYRHLSLNRS